A stretch of Vibrio sp. B1FLJ16 DNA encodes these proteins:
- a CDS encoding methyl-accepting chemotaxis protein → MLSMGYWGGNKITQSEGEIAKEALIEQKKAELKNNVDLARSIVDAAIRQSGSIKEALPILKSLEFGQSGYIFIYDGQGVRIANGQRTDGVGENFWNLQDKKGNFLIQDLIRNGKKGEYTTYYFPKPGETEALPKLSYSTFIPEANLMLGTGFYIDDIDLIISNMEEAGHQLSQEALMDSSIVSLALIVFSLILVTLSARTVLNPLGMLNGSMKTFADGEGDLSQRMQSFNAPELTAVSKSFNAFIVFLQDIVGRVKNSSDSVDKVSNDIATLSHQLTSIASEQRSGAEQVATAIVEMTTTATEISKNASQASEAAQLANNSAVGATDTVNSAVKSVESLVGEVLYANDVIQKLGGNVERISSALNVIQEIAEQTNLLALNAAIEAARAGEQGRGFAVVADEVRKLASRTQSSTAEINTMIEELKSSSSDALAAMSSSQQLSSSAVDETQAIIHALSEIQTNVAQILDASTLIAAATEEQSIVGQDISEQILSVSNSTAEAESVVNDVYAKTKDLSGRSDELKGVVGLFKV, encoded by the coding sequence ATGCTCAGTATGGGATATTGGGGGGGCAATAAAATCACCCAAAGTGAAGGTGAAATTGCGAAAGAAGCGCTTATCGAGCAAAAAAAGGCAGAGCTTAAGAATAATGTTGATCTTGCTCGCTCTATTGTTGATGCAGCAATAAGGCAAAGCGGCTCTATTAAGGAAGCTCTACCAATATTAAAAAGCCTTGAGTTTGGGCAATCTGGTTACATTTTTATTTATGACGGGCAAGGTGTAAGGATTGCTAACGGTCAGCGTACTGATGGTGTCGGGGAAAACTTTTGGAACCTTCAAGACAAGAAAGGGAATTTCCTTATCCAAGACCTTATTCGTAATGGTAAAAAAGGCGAATACACGACTTATTACTTTCCAAAACCCGGAGAAACGGAAGCTTTACCTAAGCTCAGTTATTCTACGTTTATTCCTGAAGCAAATTTGATGTTGGGTACGGGTTTTTATATCGATGATATAGACCTAATCATCAGTAATATGGAAGAAGCGGGACATCAACTATCCCAAGAAGCGTTGATGGATTCTTCCATAGTTTCCTTAGCCTTGATTGTTTTCTCTTTAATTCTAGTTACGTTGTCAGCCCGAACGGTTTTAAATCCTTTGGGTATGTTGAATGGTTCAATGAAAACCTTTGCTGATGGTGAGGGGGATTTATCGCAGCGAATGCAAAGTTTTAACGCACCTGAATTAACGGCTGTCAGTAAGAGCTTTAATGCGTTTATTGTTTTCCTGCAAGATATTGTTGGACGAGTTAAGAATTCAAGTGACAGTGTAGATAAAGTGTCTAACGACATTGCAACCCTATCCCATCAATTAACCTCCATTGCTTCTGAACAACGTTCTGGAGCAGAGCAAGTCGCAACGGCTATCGTTGAGATGACCACAACTGCTACGGAAATATCAAAGAATGCTTCTCAAGCTTCAGAGGCAGCTCAGTTGGCAAATAACAGTGCTGTAGGTGCTACAGACACAGTGAATTCAGCTGTAAAGTCAGTGGAGTCATTAGTGGGTGAAGTTTTATATGCCAATGACGTCATTCAGAAGCTAGGAGGTAATGTAGAGCGTATCTCTTCTGCTCTAAATGTGATTCAGGAAATAGCAGAACAAACGAATCTATTAGCGTTGAATGCAGCCATCGAAGCGGCAAGGGCTGGAGAGCAAGGCCGTGGTTTTGCGGTTGTTGCAGATGAAGTCCGTAAGCTAGCAAGTCGCACCCAAAGCAGCACTGCCGAGATTAACACGATGATTGAAGAATTAAAGTCATCGTCTAGTGACGCACTTGCTGCTATGAGTTCTAGCCAACAGTTAAGTTCTAGTGCTGTTGATGAAACGCAGGCGATAATTCATGCCCTTTCCGAAATACAAACTAATGTTGCACAAATTCTAGATGCAAGTACGTTAATTGCAGCAGCAACTGAAGAGCAAAGTATCGTAGGGCAAGATATTTCTGAGCAAATATTGTCGGTATCAAACTCAACCGCAGAAGCTGAATCAGTGGTTAATGATGTGTACGCTAAAACGAAAGACTTAAGCGGTAGGTCTGATGAGCTGAAAGGTGTTGTTGGGTTGTTTAAGGTTTAG
- a CDS encoding organic hydroperoxide resistance protein produces MTTLYKTQATASAGRNGQVKTNDGLLDLDLSYPKEMGGSGTATNPEQLFAAGYSACFSNAIFHVAREAKVAIKQAPVTAEVGIVPNEQGGFALTVSISVSLELPQEQALELVRVAHQVCPYSNAVRGNIDVQLAVNGEAI; encoded by the coding sequence ATGACTACGTTATACAAAACTCAAGCTACCGCATCAGCTGGCCGCAATGGTCAAGTAAAAACCAATGACGGCCTGTTAGATCTTGATCTTTCTTACCCGAAAGAGATGGGAGGCTCAGGTACTGCAACAAACCCTGAGCAACTGTTTGCTGCTGGATACTCTGCTTGTTTTTCAAATGCAATATTCCATGTCGCGCGCGAAGCTAAGGTCGCCATTAAACAAGCGCCTGTTACGGCGGAAGTGGGTATTGTTCCAAATGAACAAGGTGGTTTTGCTTTAACGGTAAGTATTTCTGTTTCACTAGAGTTGCCACAAGAGCAAGCGCTTGAGTTAGTTCGGGTGGCACATCAGGTATGCCCTTACTCAAACGCAGTTCGTGGCAACATCGACGTACAACTGGCTGTCAATGGTGAAGCAATCTAA
- a CDS encoding MarR family transcriptional regulator, translating to MSNCKEDTPLSADESLLLDNQVCFPLYSASNAIIRTYRPLLDKLDLTYSQYLVMMVLWESDGISVKDIGARLHLDSGTLTPLLKRLELKGYIVRARSESDERVRVLKLSNEGVLLKQKALSVPTQMKCKIPLELNELILLKQLCEKVIHTLDD from the coding sequence ATGAGTAATTGTAAAGAGGACACACCACTATCGGCTGATGAGAGTCTATTGCTCGATAATCAGGTCTGTTTTCCACTTTACAGCGCTTCAAACGCGATCATCCGTACTTATCGTCCCTTGCTTGATAAGCTCGATCTTACTTACTCACAGTACTTAGTCATGATGGTGCTTTGGGAAAGTGATGGTATCAGCGTGAAAGACATCGGCGCGAGGCTGCACCTCGACTCTGGTACGCTGACCCCTTTATTAAAAAGGTTGGAATTGAAAGGCTATATCGTTCGTGCCCGAAGTGAAAGCGATGAGCGAGTAAGAGTATTAAAGCTGAGCAACGAAGGCGTGCTCTTGAAACAAAAAGCGCTCTCAGTACCTACTCAAATGAAATGCAAGATTCCCCTTGAGCTCAATGAACTGATCCTATTAAAACAGTTATGTGAAAAGGTAATTCACACACTCGATGACTAA
- a CDS encoding AAA family ATPase, which produces MKIKITVKNVQHIKKQEVTFDLSKNGITCIAGKNGVGKTTLIRAIRNLPINSTFQETAAPYIFSQSSSISYVIEGMEEIVFNYNRFIKAIDTRQSIPEDIKGIINVELPIPHGERFKHFKSLSDKDEEIRAHIANTNYSTPYELIRLLNDIYGEDRFRSLKEINLNKSTYYVILRDDDERFYIREDYFSSGEYFVVNLYKQIKQGKKLIVIDEIDISLDAMAQVNLVNSLRKLCREHNTNIIFTTHSLALMKTLKKDEIFYMEISTDGHEIIIHPKSYNYIKSVMYGFAGFDKYILTEDECLKNYMQYLIRNSGINTYFKYEIIYIGGATQVVDLIKRNSESKFFSTEENIIAVLDGDQKGKGYLKEMENIVFLPFTNIEMEVYNQYMEGKIVIDGLREIKNKKETDRAKNLYSQLTKFKHSSSPLMSEPDIYALLQKTNPEGVSKFQEQLINFLT; this is translated from the coding sequence TTGAAAATCAAAATCACAGTTAAAAATGTTCAACATATAAAAAAGCAAGAAGTGACGTTTGATTTATCTAAGAATGGAATTACTTGTATTGCTGGTAAAAACGGGGTGGGAAAAACAACCTTAATCCGAGCAATCAGAAATTTACCTATAAATAGTACATTTCAAGAGACTGCTGCTCCTTATATTTTTAGTCAAAGTAGCTCAATATCTTATGTTATAGAGGGTATGGAAGAGATAGTTTTTAATTACAATCGCTTTATAAAAGCAATTGATACTAGGCAATCTATACCAGAGGATATAAAAGGAATAATCAATGTTGAGTTGCCTATACCTCATGGAGAGAGATTTAAGCATTTTAAAAGTTTATCTGATAAGGATGAAGAGATTAGGGCTCATATTGCAAATACTAACTACAGCACTCCCTATGAACTCATTAGGTTGCTTAATGATATTTATGGAGAAGATCGGTTTCGATCTTTAAAAGAAATAAACCTAAATAAGTCTACATACTATGTCATACTAAGAGATGACGACGAGCGGTTTTACATTAGAGAAGACTATTTTAGTTCTGGTGAATACTTTGTTGTCAATCTCTATAAACAGATCAAGCAAGGGAAAAAGCTCATTGTTATCGATGAAATAGATATTTCATTAGATGCAATGGCACAAGTTAATCTCGTTAATTCCTTGAGAAAACTATGTAGAGAACACAATACAAATATCATTTTTACTACGCATTCATTGGCATTAATGAAAACGTTAAAAAAAGATGAAATATTCTATATGGAGATTTCAACAGATGGTCATGAAATAATCATTCACCCCAAATCATATAATTACATAAAAAGTGTAATGTATGGATTTGCTGGATTCGATAAATACATATTAACCGAAGATGAGTGCCTCAAGAATTATATGCAATATTTGATAAGGAATTCAGGGATTAACACTTATTTTAAGTATGAGATTATATACATAGGCGGAGCCACTCAAGTAGTAGACTTAATAAAAAGAAATTCTGAATCTAAATTTTTCTCAACTGAAGAAAACATAATAGCAGTATTAGATGGTGATCAAAAGGGTAAAGGCTATCTAAAAGAGATGGAAAATATAGTTTTTTTGCCCTTTACCAATATTGAAATGGAAGTTTATAATCAATATATGGAAGGAAAAATTGTCATTGATGGCTTAAGGGAGATAAAAAATAAAAAAGAAACCGACAGAGCAAAAAATTTATATAGTCAGCTAACTAAATTTAAGCATAGTTCATCCCCTTTGATGTCAGAGCCAGATATTTACGCTCTCCTTCAAAAAACAAATCCAGAAGGGGTTTCTAAATTCCAAGAACAACTTATTAATTTTCTGACCTGA
- a CDS encoding reverse transcriptase family protein, translated as MSFNEFLTLNVSDEFKRIQLNKREVYAPSSKLKAIHRFINKTIFEYADYNRDVVYSYRKGVSTRDAIEKHSASNYFFQTDISNFYNNVRLENIYKSLRCQLNNTPVLDIENYIDNIVNLVVVDDQLPTGFGTSPLLSNICLFDFDNALLKYCKDNFLIYTRYSDDIIISGSDDGFEVEIENVVSNYLNHFVNEKIKINRAKTKFHKKGHSFKLLGFSILPNGIVTIPSSDKKEVESLIYFYLTDNEKFEDLFKNISSNNKIENSEGKPIRELAISSLSGKLISFNAMDKDYISKLRKKYGNTIIDMFIRKAVK; from the coding sequence ATGTCGTTTAATGAGTTTCTGACACTTAATGTTAGCGATGAATTCAAGCGTATCCAACTGAATAAGCGGGAAGTGTATGCACCTTCATCAAAACTGAAAGCAATCCACCGTTTTATCAATAAAACTATTTTTGAGTATGCAGATTATAACCGTGACGTTGTTTATTCATACCGAAAAGGTGTTAGCACACGAGATGCTATTGAGAAGCACTCTGCTAGCAACTACTTCTTTCAAACTGATATTTCAAATTTCTACAATAATGTCAGATTGGAAAATATCTATAAATCTCTAAGATGTCAGCTAAATAATACCCCTGTTTTAGATATTGAAAATTATATCGATAATATCGTTAATCTTGTTGTTGTTGATGATCAATTACCGACAGGTTTTGGGACATCTCCTTTGCTCAGTAATATTTGCTTGTTTGATTTTGATAACGCTCTTTTGAAATACTGTAAAGATAACTTCTTGATTTATACGAGATACTCAGATGATATAATAATATCTGGTTCTGATGATGGATTTGAAGTCGAAATCGAAAATGTAGTATCTAATTACCTAAATCATTTTGTTAATGAAAAAATAAAAATAAATCGTGCAAAAACAAAGTTTCATAAGAAAGGACATAGCTTTAAACTACTTGGTTTTTCAATTCTGCCAAATGGGATTGTTACGATACCAAGTTCGGATAAAAAGGAAGTTGAATCTCTAATTTATTTCTATTTAACCGATAATGAAAAGTTTGAAGACCTATTCAAGAATATATCATCAAATAATAAGATAGAGAATTCTGAAGGAAAGCCTATACGAGAATTAGCTATATCATCATTATCTGGGAAGTTGATTTCTTTTAATGCTATGGATAAAGATTATATTTCGAAGCTAAGAAAAAAATATGGTAACACCATAATTGATATGTTTATTAGAAAAGCGGTTAAGTAA
- a CDS encoding cytosolic protein, producing the protein MFIHHVNGIDWLVITAFEELKPIFIEDAGAIPSCFSIASELNLIVQAKRVYGYLPTLSGVITDTGTFQSQDNEEDLNPQLACLVEGRGRVFIYHGGFVAFVDDDQTFITRMD; encoded by the coding sequence ATGTTTATCCATCATGTTAACGGCATCGACTGGCTGGTGATTACAGCTTTTGAAGAACTGAAACCTATATTCATCGAAGACGCTGGTGCGATCCCCTCTTGCTTCTCTATCGCCAGCGAATTGAACCTGATTGTTCAAGCCAAGCGTGTTTATGGATATTTACCTACACTCAGCGGCGTGATCACAGATACCGGCACGTTTCAAAGCCAAGATAACGAGGAAGATTTGAATCCACAGCTAGCATGCCTAGTCGAGGGGCGTGGTCGCGTGTTTATCTATCACGGCGGTTTTGTAGCTTTTGTGGATGATGATCAAACCTTTATTACCCGAATGGACTGA
- a CDS encoding DMT family transporter has translation MSISWIAFTLLAAFSQSWRNAFTSKLSNTMSVAGVTLSRFILAGPIALLYLFALYQWQPQPIPNFSTHFIFYTIAAAIAQILATGLLVLLFRLKNYAIGAGLAKCEAPVSAIIGVLFFGTILSTTGWLGVVIGTLGILLMSSSSSWRNFSFETLFLGIACSIAFALASLWVREASLSIGLPFPHSAAWVLFLIITLQTLVIGTYLLLREPQTFLKMVKNAKLVAMTSLSSVIGSIGWFSAMSLQAVPYVKTLGQIEIVFMVLISYFWFGQRIALKDITALILISIASALVMWQ, from the coding sequence ATGTCTATTAGTTGGATAGCGTTTACTCTTCTCGCTGCATTTAGTCAGTCTTGGCGAAACGCATTTACCAGTAAGCTAAGTAATACAATGAGTGTGGCAGGTGTCACCCTTTCTCGTTTTATTCTGGCTGGACCTATCGCATTACTTTACCTCTTCGCCCTTTATCAATGGCAACCGCAGCCTATACCAAACTTCTCTACTCACTTTATTTTTTACACGATAGCGGCTGCAATAGCGCAAATACTTGCAACAGGTCTATTGGTTCTTTTATTTAGGCTAAAAAACTATGCCATTGGTGCTGGACTTGCAAAGTGTGAGGCGCCTGTTTCTGCAATTATTGGCGTGCTATTTTTTGGTACTATATTGTCTACTACCGGTTGGCTTGGTGTAGTGATTGGTACTTTGGGTATACTCTTAATGAGCAGTTCTTCGAGTTGGCGAAACTTCTCATTTGAGACATTATTCTTAGGTATTGCTTGCAGTATCGCTTTCGCTTTGGCCTCTCTTTGGGTACGCGAAGCAAGTCTGAGTATCGGACTCCCTTTCCCTCATAGTGCTGCTTGGGTGTTATTTCTAATCATTACACTTCAAACTTTGGTTATTGGTACTTATCTTCTATTGCGCGAGCCTCAAACTTTTCTTAAGATGGTAAAAAACGCCAAACTCGTTGCGATGACGAGCCTATCAAGTGTGATCGGCTCAATTGGTTGGTTTAGCGCAATGTCACTCCAAGCTGTGCCATACGTAAAGACACTAGGGCAGATTGAGATCGTATTCATGGTTTTAATATCTTATTTTTGGTTTGGGCAGAGAATTGCTCTCAAAGACATTACCGCGCTGATCCTGATCTCAATCGCAAGTGCCTTAGTTATGTGGCAATAG
- a CDS encoding DMT family transporter: protein MIYLLPFFTVLIWGGNAIVNKMASSAIEPSAMSFYRWFVAMLILTPFCLPAVIKQRHVIRPFLPKLACLALLGMVLNQSLGYYAGLTTTASNMALITSLVPLISVFLSVPLLGKSISKLSIVGGLISLFGLAFMLGQGNITYFLHQDMTQGDSLMLLAALVYAAYCVLLKRWKMPFNNLILVYMQSFFSVTMLAPLWLTSEHLLPSKEALPLIAYAGIAASVFAPLMWVKAIDAIGADSSAMFMNLMPVVSVVLASTLLGEEIHLYHIIGGMFVVSGVLLSQIKVRRKKLKPIQELPSVSV from the coding sequence ATGATTTACTTACTTCCGTTCTTCACCGTCCTGATTTGGGGCGGAAATGCTATCGTCAACAAAATGGCTTCTAGTGCCATAGAACCAAGTGCGATGAGTTTCTATCGCTGGTTTGTCGCGATGCTGATCCTGACACCATTTTGTCTGCCTGCTGTTATTAAGCAACGCCATGTGATTCGTCCTTTTCTGCCAAAACTGGCTTGTCTTGCTCTGCTTGGCATGGTGTTAAACCAGTCTCTCGGTTACTACGCAGGTTTAACCACTACCGCTTCTAACATGGCACTGATTACTTCTTTAGTCCCTCTGATTAGCGTGTTCCTGAGTGTTCCGTTGCTGGGTAAATCCATTTCCAAACTGAGTATCGTAGGCGGTTTGATTTCATTGTTCGGGCTAGCCTTTATGCTGGGGCAAGGAAATATCACCTATTTCTTGCACCAAGACATGACCCAAGGTGACAGCTTAATGCTGCTCGCAGCGTTAGTGTACGCCGCTTACTGCGTGCTGTTAAAACGTTGGAAGATGCCGTTTAACAACCTAATTCTGGTTTACATGCAAAGCTTCTTTTCTGTGACTATGCTGGCACCATTATGGCTGACGAGCGAGCACCTTCTGCCTAGCAAAGAAGCGCTACCATTGATCGCTTACGCTGGTATTGCAGCGTCTGTCTTTGCTCCGCTTATGTGGGTTAAGGCGATTGACGCCATCGGTGCCGATTCCAGCGCCATGTTTATGAACCTGATGCCCGTTGTTTCTGTCGTATTAGCATCAACCCTGCTAGGCGAAGAGATCCACCTCTACCACATCATCGGTGGCATGTTTGTCGTCTCAGGCGTTCTTCTCTCCCAAATCAAAGTACGCCGGAAAAAGCTCAAGCCTATTCAAGAGCTGCCTTCCGTATCCGTTTAA